The DNA region TGCTTGTGAATATGAATTTGATGATATGTTGATGTTTGGTGTTGTTTGCTAATGTTGTAACTCTGATTAATTGTTACGTGTTGAGAATGATGTTGTGCATAATGGTGATAAATGCATGTGATAAGTTTGGTGATTGTTTTGGTGATAATGCATGTTGTTGAGAGTCAAGCATCATGGTGTACGGTCTTCGGTCCAGTTTTGGTGTGCTTTAGTCCTATGGTGGGGATTCAGGAGCAAGTAGCTGGTTCCATATGGGAATCAATGAAGTATTACCAATGTTAATGATAATGATTTGGTGTGTTTTGGTCATATGGTGGGGATTCAAAAGCGAGAGGAACCTGAGTGTTCATAAATGGTACAACATGCATGATGAGTCAATTATGGAGTACATTGCATACATATTTGCATATGTAATTGATTATTCATGGCAGTGTTGATTGGTTGTGAATTATGAACATGTTGTTATGAATGGGGGTGATACtatgttgttgttgattgtgtAATGAATGTGTGCTTGTTGTATATTCTCTACCTTAGTATTTTTTTACACTATTTATATTGAACGTTGTTTCTCATCCCCTTTGCTTCATGTTGTCCATCATGGACATCTTGCATATACTCAAGAGTGATTCCTTGTTGGAGTTACTCTTTGCTTTTACTTTATTCGCTATATAATACATTAGTGGTTTACTTCTCTGATTGTGTAACATCAGAGATGAGAGTTATTATGTTTTTGAAGTTGTTGTtgctttttttattttggtgttTATAACTTATTTATGAAGTTGTGTTAAAAATGTTTTTCCATTGCCTAGTTCAAATGATTTGATGTGTTTTCTAAAGATTGTCGTTGGTGACGCCTTAAACTATCGTCTAGCGCTTTATttataagttttgggatttatGATGTTACACAATTCACCTAATGATGTGTACTTCCAGATCAACTTGTCTTCTCTAGGATATAAGAGAATGGTGACATTCTGGATCAAGCTTAGAAGATTAGGAAACAAACTATAAAGGTCTAACGAAACTCTACACTTGGGTAGGATAatgataacatgaaactatatcacattttaggacttaattcaattaaattatattatcatttgcttcaatttatttcattttactcgatattactcggtatttcctttttatttatctcaggtagtctatttgaagcaaaagtaaaaaaaggaagaaaaggaggtgcaaaaagaagtttttggaaacaaatagcaaaagccaagcccagcccagaaagcacaggcgttgtgcctgtgacgagcgccacagaggctgtgacgagcgtcacgctatatacacttgtgtgacgagcgtcacacatggtgtgacggacgtcacaccattcccctacatttttggcaTAAGGAACGCACAGACCACGTTGCACGCTTGACCCTTTTTCAAAGTGATGGCTATATTTAAGGAAACGTTCGGAAAGCAGTTGCAAGGGGTGGcatataaatagtagctttttggaaagctctcGGGTCCACTCTCCTTCGCCGTTTTTGCTTTTTCGCATTTTCTCTTTTTCCAGCAGCTTAAGCATACTTTTACAATACTACCTTTACaatttttatattgtttcttttgcaattctattttcttttctagcatttaattaatttttcgcacaatagtttctacaccggaaactattgtgtacctttcaccggatctaaccttacgttagaatctagtttttttttattccttcgcttttatttttctgcctgattgaagaactcaagaacaaatccaaccggtctgtggtggagtgttcaagactgctatttaattattcaggttctttatttatttgttgaatttatatatgcttgtttttattattaatttatacTGTTTGCCTGcgatgaatctgtttatgcatgcTGATTATTTGGATCTGTTGAGTATGTCTGGCTAATTcatttaggtatcggtatgtaaagtaagcggaatgaaggaatcaaaaactaagttggtttaattaagtttaaaattaaaatcactctttttacggtctcaatttacaggtttaataacaaagtttttgtacgaaagtaaaagacataaagaagttagaatcaatagagcgagagtttgaggttttgactggacagtgtaaattagacattaattctagatcagggcgagagcaatttttagagttaattaaattctaacctttttcaaaaagtatttttaaagattgaatgtgaggacgagagttaagcatttgaatttaattatataacctaagtcaacagagcgagagtttgagataagggtgtttaaacgattagtgttttcttaaaaagagtttctacggattctattgttttcaaaaagtggtttttgacttaactataagtgacagctacgttaatataaaatcatagtttattcaacagagcgagagtttgagataaaacttttaatcaatagagtcaactgaaaagattcattttaaaaccaagaaaccaacaaagaattgattcattaattacgacgaactgcataccgatatccgcttattagatattaattttagatcttattttagttttagctttttCCCCCTAaaaatcaaagtattacctgccttagctttacgaagtaaccttagataacggtaaatcgattcataagtccctgtgggatcgatatcttttaaaactacgcgatagaactgtacacttgcagtttgtaccccaaattcgactcataaagtcgaaCGATCAGATAATAAAATCCCAAACCTTTGCTTGTGGGATATGAGAACATATGTAGGGATATTGAAGAAGGTACAAAGATTGATAGATGTTCAATCATGGtttcaaaaattaatattttttcaTTGCCAATTTGCCACGTGGAGTTATCAAGGACATGAGAAACTAATGGTTTTAAACCAGTCCATAATGAGGAAAAGATATGGTACCTTATGCAATCTTTGTTCCTTAGGATTCTGCTTCTTAGAAGTTTAGCTCATTGGAAAGAAGACTTTATCATGTCATAACAAAGTTTGATCTTGGATGTTACATTAAGAGTAGATATCGATCTTAGGTTTAGGGCGTCATAATAGATAAGGGTGCATATTATTTTCCAAGTCATTGTGACAACTTTCCTAGCCTCAATGTCTCCGGTCCAAATGAAGTCAAGAATAGATAGTGGTGGAGTATGAGCATGTCATGAACAATGTTTTTGATCAACAGGACCCTCCCTGCAAAGGAGATAAGAATTTTTTCCAAGAGATCAGCTCAGACTTTATTTTATCAATAATTGTTCTTTTTAAAATTGAGACACCAAAGTATATAAAAGGAAGAGTACAAATATTAAAACCAAAGTGTCATGCAATTTCACTCAATTTATGAATGGCTATTTATCCACTATAAATTGTAAATTTGTGAGGATCCACGTGTTGACATAGGACTTGGGcatatttatgaaaaaaaattgcTAGTGTTGATTGATATTGGAAGGAGATCCCTTTTCTAAAGATCATTAAAATAAAGAACATAAGATATGTGCATTGAAATAGTGCCCTTGAAGGTGTATTTGATAGAATAAAAGTAGAAACAAGAGAAACAAATGTGAGGGAAGATGAAGAGGAATTGATAACTTCTCTTGATTGCCGAGAAGAGAAATTTGAAAGAGATTTAAAAAGAGTGGGTCCCACAACTTTTGTATTTTTCTTCATAAAGTGAGAAGAAACAAATTAAGATAAGGAATTGACTATTTCGCCCATTAAATTacaaatatatattttttctttttaatttttaaattttgattttttcatctacatatattattaattaaaattaagctattaaattaaataattaattaattaaattaaataattaataaattaaattaaattaaatttatatttaaaaacATAAACTAAgttttttaaatattataataaaattTATTAAACATACATTATAGTATATGTTGATTCAACTAATATTAAATAGACTAATAAATTAAAAGATCAACGAGcataaatttttatttttattatctCATTTAAATTTACCTATTAGTATAAATTTTATGATACTATTTATCTGAGAGAACGTATTAAAACAACTATAATATAATCAAACTTTTAGAGTTACAAAATGAATAGTCATATCAAATGTAGGTAAGGTGCAGCCTAACTTTAACCATTTGTTTATAACTTTTGGTTTTTTAACTTATTTAACAATAATTAATTTGTTCATGTTTACTTAAATTCATCGGCTTGATAAGCTTTAAAAACTTTTTATATGGCATGTATCCTAATTTTTTTTAGCTAAATAGATCGTAACCTTTTATTAGTTTGCCTGACCTATTTTATCCCTATTTGAAAATAAGTAGTACAATTAATATATTTTCTTTATAAAAAGATATAACCAATTAATTAGTTAAATTAAAAGAATTAAATTGATTTGCtttaaaatattatttatcaTAAGAGCATTATACTTCCTTCATTTTATTTTGTAAGCAAATTTTAACTTTTTATATTCATTAAATAATTGAAATTTTAACTTTTTATTTTGTAAGCAAATTTTAGctttaaaatatatatatatttctctCTCCTTTATTTCTTCTCTCTTAAACCAAGTGATACCTCAAGCCTACTTGTCTATTTTTCTCTCCACAACTTCTCTTCCAAGTTAAACACACCCCGAAAGTTTGCAGACTTTTTGAATAGGTTTGTGATCCCCTTCTCAAGCTTTAAGAGTATGAATAATTTTAATAGATTTGTGATCCCCTACTTAAGCTTTAAGAGAGCTTACTTATATTAAGTCGAGGGTCACAAATCTATTCAATATATCCGTCTGCGTTTTTCCATATGCAACAACGTTTTTTTGCTTGAATAGGGAGGCTGGCATAGCAATCTTTGTCAGGCTGTGTCTTTGGCCTCCCGCACTTCTCAAGTTACTTTAGGAGTTCTGGTGCAGTAGTGCTTGTGGTCAATAATTGCTTGTGTTGCTCCTGTAGGCTGTCATAGGGTGGTCAAGACTGCTGTTGGTGGCTGTTTGGAGGAAGGTTCGAGTGTAgtgttttgatcatgaaataatTGGAGCTTGTTTTGGGAGTTCTTTTAATAGTTTTTGTTTCTGCAATGGTGGCTTAGAGGTTTAATGGCAGGTCACTTGGCCCATTTACTCTAGATTTAATTCTAGTTTTAAGTTTGTTTCTGGTGGCCTGTGCTATTGTATTGGTTTTGAATGCTACTGGTTGTATTGGCATGTCTTATGCCGTTTTTCCTTAAGCTCAATAAATTCTTTAgccttttccaatatatatatatatatatattaaagtAAGCTTTAAGAGTATGAATAATTTGATTTTTGAATTATTCTATTAAACTCAATGAAAAATTTACCATAATATATAGTTAAAATATGGTAAATCTCTAAACGGTCATGAAGATCGACTCCCTCAAATCATAAAAAGTACAGAGTCCTTGTTATTTATTCTTTGCATATAGGAGGATGAATATTAAGCTAAATCCTAGTACATGTACTCCAACTATAACATACAAATGAGCTAAATACTTAAGATAGTCAAACTATGACTTAATATTTCACTTATTTTAGGTGCTCAGTTTGGGCTTCCTTTCTTTTCTGCCAAACCaaatatgataaaaaaaaatatcaCCACATATATTATGATATTTAATTTAACCAAAAATGTACCCTTGGACCTCTTAAATCCTACATCTGAAAAAATTGATTGATTTTGTATTATAATAATAGAAGCACGATAGCAGTTCGTGCATAATACAAACAAACAACACTGGTATGTTGTCAATGAAATCAATATAAAAGTCACATTTGTTCGCTGCTCCTTTAACAAAAAAACTATGATGCAGCTCTCAATCAGAAAACGATGGATGCAACATTTCATAGTGGCTTAAACAAATTCTAGTCTGGCTGTGTAGAAGATATAAACTAAACCTTTAGcaaaataataaacataaaacCATCAACACATTTGTTACTAGGTTCTTCACCTATCAGGCAACCATCAACATATTTGTTACTAGGTTCTTCACCTATCAGCCTAGCTTCTCAAAATATACATTTGCCCATTAATTCCACTACCAGATCCTATATCTTGCAAATGTCCATGTACCAATGTCTTTCAAAATACTGATAGTGGACCAAAATTACCTTAACATATCGTCAAAGTAGAAGTAGCCAAAATTCTAATTTGCACTTTGATATATAGAAGAATCATCATGACCTATCATTCCTTCTTCCTCAGGAATCATCCCTTCCTCCAATTCTCCATTGTAAGGATGAGAACCACCGTTTCTTCCAACACCTGAACTACTGTTGGTCCTACCACCGCCAGGGGGGGATGGTGAACGTTTTCCCTTGTCATGTCTATAAGGACTATGACTACGGCTTCGCTCCCGGTTAAAGCTCTTGTTGCGATCACTGCCTCCTCCATTGCGTTCCATCATTGCTTGATGAAAGCTGACGGGGGCATTATATTGAGATGGTGCAGCCTTGACAGGACTGCGGCTGCGCTCGCGAGTTTTGAAGCGATCACTCCAGCTAGATCCCCTGTCAGGGCTTCGATCACGTTCATTCCTAAGCCACAGAACAAATAAAAATCCTTTTACAAAACTCAAATCCACAGATATGTAAAAACTTAACATTATCTTTCAGCAGAGAGGAAAATAAACTAACAAATATATAAGCTAACCTCTGTGAGTCATAGTCAAATCCACGGCCTCCACCTCTGCCAAAAGCAGCAGAAGACCCATATCCACCCCTTCCTCCATAACTTGAATCACTACCCCTTCCACCATATCCTGAATCATTACCCCTTCCACCATACCCAGACCCAGAGTCATAACTCTTCGCACCGAATCCAGAATCGCCACGACCACCAGAACCATATCGTCTGGATCTGCCAAACCCACCGCCACCCCTGGATGACAATTCACGAAGTTCTGGAGGGACTTTCTGATTTGCACCCTCTAAGATTTTGATAAGATCTGAAGCATGCTTAGCATCCTGGTCCCCGAAGAAAGTGTAAGCTATACCGGTGGCTCCGGCCCTCCCAGTCCTTCCAATCCTATGAACATAATCCTCCACTCCTGTAGGGAAGTCGTAGTTGACAACCACTCTGCAAAAAGATATGGTCAATTCCACATATGATAAAAATTCATTGTCATTCCCAAATATCGTTACTATTCTGAGATAGAAGTTTCAGCCTTTTAACATAATTATGACAACATACTACTTCAATGCATACAGAACACTAACTCTGTCATCAATATATTAGCATAAAATGAATACTAAACAATATATGATATTTACAGAAATGGTAAACAACCTAATGTCTTTGACGTCCAGTCCACGAGCAGCAACATCTGTAGCTACAAGTACAGGAGTCCTTCCACTTCGAAACTGATTCAACACATGATCCCTATCAGCCTGAGATTTATCCCCATGTATAGCAGCAGCTCCAAACTGGCGTGTAAGATTACGAGCAAGTTGGTCACACATTTTCTTGGTAGAACAAAAAATAATTATCTTTGATCCTTGATCCTGTGACCGCAAAATACTTTCCAGTCGCCGCTGTTTCTCCATATGTGCCAAAACTTCAATATGCTGTTACAGTAACATTAAAACACATAAATATAATGTTCATAAAATCCTACAACATAAGTACACTGAAGAAAAAATAGCATCAGTGGAAGAAGAGGACTGTCAATGATATAAGCTAAAGTGACATTGCACCAAAACATATCAGTAGTAAATATCAAACCTGAGTAATGGACTTGTTAGCAACAAGCTCATCTACGTTGCCAATGTTCACTTGGACAGGATTGACAAGCAGGTCAGCTGCAATTTTCCTAACCTCTTTAGGCCAAGTTGCCGTAAACATAAGAGTTTGCCTGCGAGCGGGCACGCCGTTCACAATCTTCCTAATTTGAGGTTCAAAACCCATGTCCAGCATCCTGTCTGCCTCATCTAGGACTAGGTAAGAGACCTGGTGTAGACTGATTCTCCTCATCTCAAGAATATCATTCAAGCGACCAGGTGTGGCTACCACAATATCCGCTCCGCGGTCAATATCTCTCAATTGAGGACCCTTTGGTGCTCCTCCGTACAAACACTGGtgaaaaaatcataactaataAGTAATAAGTAGGAAGCTCGAGAGGGAATCAAAGTTGCAACAAGTTTTTCAATAGCTCAGTTTAACCCAAGCAACCTATTGCAACAATAATTTGCCTTGATGTCCATGCTGATGCATGAAAGAagtaaacaaaaataaaaagagaGAACACATACAGTGCAGGCAATTCTTGATGTTTTACTGAACTTCACAGCTTCATCTTGAATTTGTGTTGCCAACTCCCTTGTTGGTGAAAGTACCAATATAGTGGGCCCCATTTTGGCGTTATTATTAGTGCGCTTGAGGTGAATAAATGCTGGAAGTAAATACCCCAAGGTTTTCCCTGAACCTGTTTTAGCAATGGCAACTATATCTTTACTTTGAAGGGCAATGGGCCACGATTGTGCCTGAATTGGAGTTGGGGCTGAGAACCCAGCATTTTGTACCTAAAAAAGGAAAATCCAGGAGATTGGTTTTCTTTGGGACTTATAGATTAGAGGTTTAATATCGGAAGAAGCATTATCCTCCATATGCAAGACACCAATGCTTGCTGATGCAAGCTAGTACATAAGGAGGCCTCTTCTTCCGTACGGACCAAGTGGCAGACTGAATCATGACCAACAGCAGTCCCAGCCATGAGCTTGGATGATTCGGAAAGCCCTTCCAAACAACTTGGTCCACCATAAAGGACGCTCCAAAGTCCAAACTAAATGCTAGCCCCACGAAAGAGGGCACCACACCGTACGACATTAGCTCCACCCCAGGAGCAAACATCGCACCTACGACCAAAAAGTAAAGATGGAAAAAAATTATCATGAGCCCGAAACTTGGAGATTAGAGCTTCAGGAATCATAGTTTTGCACTAGAAACATTTGGATCAGATACCTAGAGAACTTGTGTAACCTTCTAACTGCCATTACTGCAGATAGATGAGAAAGACGAAAAGATAATAGAAGTTGATACCTCTTTAAGAATCTCTGATGGAAAGCCAGAAGACGCAAATGACATAACAGGTGGAGGCACATTATCTCCCTAGAAAAAAATACAAACAAAAACTTAATTAAGTCATGTGATAGGAGCACATCCCAAATGCATTGATAGTACCTAATTATCTGGACATATTCTTCAATATCTTCTCAAAATATGGAATTGACTAACATTAATACCAGATGCAAATATATATGTATGTACTTACCGTAACAGTGATCTCATGACGACGTCTATAAGCCTCTGGAGTTAATGCAGGTCCTGTATCTGATGCTACAAGACCTTTGATAGAACTAACATTTCCAGTAACATGTGTTCCATTTGCAACATTATTATGAGAACTATTAGTGCCACCTTTGGAGCTCTACAAAAtgaagataaaataaaataaatccCCGGGACAAACTAGAACCGAGATAAATGTATAGCTGAtttattaaaaacaaaataaaaatgagagAAATGTAAATCTGATTTTTAAGAGATATTATTTAAACACCAAATTTTTTACACCATATATAACCCTGCATACCTCTGTCTCTATCTCCCACCTACTCTTCTTTTTAATTTTACATTTCCTCCGATTATGAAAATACACTAATACACCAAAAAACAAAAGGGACATCGTAAGGAGTCCCAATTATGGATGTTCAAATATGATTTCCCAATGTTGAAACAAATACtgtaaaaataaaaaatgagagaAGTACAGCTAACTCTTAAAGCACCGCCAGTTTTCTTCAAGCATGATATTGCATTCATATTCCATTCCATATGTATTTGTAAGGGCCCAAATTTCTCTAAAATCTATTTGGGGAAAAGGAAAGATTTAAATTGGTTGATATATTGTGCCCTTCACTATTTTGTTCTGAAATCTCAATGGAGGTAAAACTTATCTCTTTTCTTCATCGTTGATAAGGATAACACAATCAGTAATTGAAATTTACAAAAACCAAACCATAACTAGTTTGTATAATATTTTTTAGTGTTGCATATCAAAACGATTTTCATGTCTTATGCGCTATTGTCAATTGTCATAACACAAGAGTTGAGCACAAACCTGATGGCTCCGGGATCCACTTTCATCTGACCCTCCATTTCCATTCCTATCATACCTATCACTGAAATCAGGACTGCGACCACGCCCTTGAGAAGATTGTTGAACCTGGACAGAAGAGCTAGGCACAGCAGAAGGCTTTGGTGGGGCAGCTGAGCTCAAAGGCCTCTCGTACTGGGTGACATTTGTCTCAGGATTCCAAAAGTAAAGATACCCTGTCTTGCCATCCACAAGGCCCTTCCATGGTTTAGGAAGGGTAGGATCAGCTGGTGCATACCTAGGACCCACTGAAGTCGCTGTTGCTGTAGCAGCCATGGCAAGGGAACAAAAACACAATCCTAACACCACCACAAAATAACAAAATATAACAAATAAGTAACAAAATAACCCACCTTAAAAAGAATTAAAAACCTAGCAATAAACTACTGATTCACAATTTCACATTTCACCAAGAAGGAACACTAGCATATTAATACTAAAAGAGCTAATATATAACATCTCCAAACTACCCAATTCTATCAAAATCTACACCCTCATGTTAACACGTTCAATTTGATCATTTAATAATAAATGCAACAATACAATCCTAAAACCACCACAAAATAGCTACATAACAGATCACTAATAATCTACCTAAAAAGTAAGTAAAATTAAAACCTAGTAATGAACTAATGATTCACAATTTCATATTTCACTACTAGGGAACATTTACACTAGCATAATAAACTTTACGAGCAGATATACGTTGAATTTGATCAGTTCATGATAACAGCAACATAAAACCCACTATCACCCAAATCAAACACTCCTCCACATATCTAGAAAGAAGAAAGAAAACGTACAAATCAAAGCAAACAACGAGTTCAAACTTATACACACAACACATCAACAAAACAAGCTATTCCCAAAACATTAAAAAAACCGCACTCAGAAAACCTAAATCTAGCACAAGTAACAACCACCACATGCAACACAACCCTAATTCAAAAAACAAAGCACTATATCAAATCAAACTATCACCTTGTTCCGTAGCAAAAACAAAACCCTAATAGTTGATTACGGAGCAGTAAAAGCAAGAAATGCAAGAAATTAACATTGGAAAACTAAATTCGTATATAAATCAATCAACGAAAAAGTAAAATCGGATCGAATCTGGTTATACCGGTTGATGAGCGAGGAATGGAAGTGAATTACGCGGTTTCTAAGGTCGGTTTCTCTCTCTACAAGATGTGTTTCTCTCTCTAGAACCAAATAGCACGATTTGGGAATGGGTGGGTGAGAaagagagagggagagagagaggAGCGACAAGAGAAGGTAGTGAATGAATGAATATGATTTATTTATAGTAATTAGAAATTGGAGATATTTTATTATTGTAAAGAGAAAAGTGAATGTGTTGGGTTAGGTTAGGTGTGTGTGAGTGATTCTTCTTCTAACCATGGTTAGTTTTTTCAACTTTGAAATTTGGACCATAGTTAACTCTCTAAAAGTCCAATTTCATTTTGTATATTGCACAAAAATGTTAGGTCTAAGCTTCACTTTGTACTGGTTTATATTTTCTATATGTATCAAATTTTGAAGATGTTTAGATATTTGTGGGGAAAGTGAAAAGCATGttgaattttaaaattaattatagTTGTAAATTTTTTTATTGATATTGAAGACAAATTGCAACTTTTATCTTTGTCATTTTAACGAAAAGAataagttttttatttttaattgtgCAGTTAATGATTTAGatagattttttttaatttgtgAATTTTGTTTCTTTAAATAAAAAGAATAAATTTGTCCTTTTTTATTTTATAGTTATTGACTTAGATGAATCTTTCTAGGATTCATGAAAAAATCAAACTTATTTAAGACATTAACTTTTCAGAATAAAATGGATATGATTTAGAAAATAGCAAAGTAAGTGTGATGAATTTCTGCGGAAAAAGGTTGGGTAACTCAATACAAACGAAGCGATGCAACATGGTAACAAGGCCGACTGCAGAGGTTTAATCAGAAATAACAATGGCAGTTGGATAGGGTGTTTTCAAAGGCGTTTAGGAAGTGTATCATCCTAATGGCAGAGCTTTGGGGTTTATTGGAATGGTTAAAATCAATATGCAGCAAGGGGCACAAGAAAGTGGAAATTCATAAGTTGGACGTATGACTTATCTTCTTCGACAAATTCTGATGGGTTTAAGTCAAGATTTGGAAGCTCGCATTATGTATGTGTATCGTGAAGCAAATAATTGTGCAGATGATCTTGCAAAATTATGAGTCATACATATTGTAAGCGTAAGATTTTATGATAATTGACCTCTTGACGCCTATAATACTTATATAGCTGATATACTTGGTAACTCCACGAAAATGATATTCTGATCCCAACAAAAAAATCAAACTTATTTGTATACTCAAATTAATTATACTCATAAATTGaatcatttaaaaaaattataaatcAGGGTGTCATTTGATAATGGCTCAAAAGTTGGATGTTATTATGAGTTTAACTCAAAAAAACATATATCTCATGATTTATATTCTGCCTTAAAAATTAATCATTCAAACATACCTTTTTGTATACTTGTATTTTTGTTAAATACAATTATATAAAACTAAAAAATTATACTaactttaattattttttgatTTTATATGATAGTTATGCTAGACTTTTCTATTTTTCATAAGCATTTCtcatttgaaaaataaaatattagATATAGTTTATGCACACTacaattttttaataattttaagtcataagacatgttcttactttttttacaataaatttatttattttaattgaaaCATATTTC from Lathyrus oleraceus cultivar Zhongwan6 chromosome 1, CAAS_Psat_ZW6_1.0, whole genome shotgun sequence includes:
- the LOC127119308 gene encoding DEAD-box ATP-dependent RNA helicase 46, whose amino-acid sequence is MAATATATSVGPRYAPADPTLPKPWKGLVDGKTGYLYFWNPETNVTQYERPLSSAAPPKPSAVPSSSVQVQQSSQGRGRSPDFSDRYDRNGNGGSDESGSRSHQSSKGGTNSSHNNVANGTHVTGNVSSIKGLVASDTGPALTPEAYRRRHEITVTGDNVPPPVMSFASSGFPSEILKEVQNAGFSAPTPIQAQSWPIALQSKDIVAIAKTGSGKTLGYLLPAFIHLKRTNNNAKMGPTILVLSPTRELATQIQDEAVKFSKTSRIACTCLYGGAPKGPQLRDIDRGADIVVATPGRLNDILEMRRISLHQVSYLVLDEADRMLDMGFEPQIRKIVNGVPARRQTLMFTATWPKEVRKIAADLLVNPVQVNIGNVDELVANKSITQHIEVLAHMEKQRRLESILRSQDQGSKIIIFCSTKKMCDQLARNLTRQFGAAAIHGDKSQADRDHVLNQFRSGRTPVLVATDVAARGLDVKDIRVVVNYDFPTGVEDYVHRIGRTGRAGATGIAYTFFGDQDAKHASDLIKILEGANQKVPPELRELSSRGGGGFGRSRRYGSGGRGDSGFGAKSYDSGSGYGGRGNDSGYGGRGSDSSYGGRGGYGSSAAFGRGGGRGFDYDSQRNERDRSPDRGSSWSDRFKTRERSRSPVKAAPSQYNAPVSFHQAMMERNGGGSDRNKSFNRERSRSHSPYRHDKGKRSPSPPGGGRTNSSSGVGRNGGSHPYNGELEEGMIPEEEGMIGHDDSSIYQSAN